One window of the Elusimicrobiaceae bacterium genome contains the following:
- a CDS encoding PASTA domain-containing protein: MTKNTDTNFEDFIGKTRKTSRVKWFIALVVFVFFGLLIFVSIDWVLGALVHTRQEVQVPDITQKPVTTALDSLATVNLALKQAGLEFAEGVPPGSVLRQIPSAGSTVREGRVIRVWISQGDEMVFVPSVEGLDLRAAQLAIRQAGLQVEKVENAFSLTVEKGLIISQKPKADSMLTRGDKVLLTLSNGQPPASVILVPDFRNKKLANATLWASTQNINLTVKEDPKSPFPYGTIASQYPLADSQISTGSSLEVTVSRRQANEDEKTYHLHYELPQGKKQMRIRIVMTDDNGEREVINESKLPGSKIDLEIPYSGKATFRILSDGILVREREIQ; this comes from the coding sequence ATGACTAAAAATACAGATACAAATTTCGAAGATTTTATTGGAAAAACGAGAAAAACTTCCCGCGTGAAATGGTTTATCGCGTTGGTTGTTTTTGTCTTTTTTGGTTTGTTAATTTTTGTTTCTATTGATTGGGTACTGGGAGCTTTGGTCCATACACGTCAGGAAGTACAAGTGCCCGACATTACCCAAAAACCCGTCACGACAGCCTTAGACTCTTTAGCTACCGTTAACTTGGCTTTAAAACAAGCCGGTCTAGAATTTGCAGAAGGGGTTCCTCCCGGATCTGTCTTGCGCCAAATTCCATCTGCCGGAAGTACCGTTCGGGAAGGGCGTGTGATCCGCGTATGGATCAGTCAAGGTGACGAAATGGTGTTTGTACCTTCCGTAGAAGGGCTTGATTTACGTGCGGCGCAGTTGGCCATTCGGCAAGCCGGATTGCAAGTGGAAAAGGTGGAAAATGCCTTTTCTTTAACAGTAGAAAAAGGCCTTATCATCTCTCAAAAACCGAAGGCTGACAGCATGTTAACACGCGGGGACAAAGTGCTCCTTACTTTGTCAAACGGCCAACCTCCTGCCAGTGTGATTTTAGTACCCGATTTTCGCAATAAAAAATTAGCCAACGCCACTTTATGGGCCAGCACACAAAATATCAATTTAACTGTTAAAGAAGACCCAAAATCTCCTTTTCCTTATGGCACCATTGCTTCTCAATATCCGCTGGCAGATAGTCAAATATCTACAGGTTCCTCTTTAGAGGTGACCGTCAGCCGACGCCAAGCCAATGAAGATGAAAAAACTTATCATTTACATTATGAGTTGCCTCAGGGTAAAAAACAGATGCGTATCCGCATCGTCATGACTGATGATAACGGTGAAAGAGAAGTGATTAATGAGTCCAAATTACCCGGTAGCAAAATCGATTTAGAAATTCCTTACAGCGGTAAAGCGACCTTCCGTATTTTATCCGATGGCATCTTGGTCAGAGAGAGAGAAATACAATGA
- the rpe gene encoding ribulose-phosphate 3-epimerase, with product MITQNGSRNGKIIIAPSILSADLWNLGQDVEVAKMAGADWLHVDVMDGHFVPNLSFGPATVKSLNGRAQLPLDVHLMVQRPLKFVESFAKAGADFLTVHIEAQDDVKEALLTIKSLGVKAGLSIKPDTDPQRIKPFLDILDLVLVMTVQPGFGGQSFLPSSPAQIKAVRELIDQSGRSIYLEVDGGINAQTAREAAQAGADAFVAGNAIFAAADKKQALQEIRKSATI from the coding sequence ATGATTACCCAAAACGGCTCAAGAAATGGTAAAATAATAATAGCGCCTTCCATTTTGTCGGCCGATTTGTGGAATTTGGGACAAGATGTAGAAGTTGCAAAAATGGCCGGCGCAGATTGGTTGCACGTAGATGTAATGGACGGGCATTTTGTACCGAATTTAAGTTTTGGTCCGGCAACGGTAAAAAGTTTAAACGGTCGCGCGCAACTGCCGTTGGACGTGCATTTAATGGTGCAACGTCCGTTGAAGTTTGTTGAGTCTTTTGCCAAAGCCGGTGCCGATTTTTTAACCGTACACATTGAAGCACAAGACGACGTAAAAGAAGCTCTTTTAACCATTAAAAGTTTAGGTGTAAAAGCAGGTCTTTCCATCAAGCCCGATACAGACCCGCAACGCATAAAACCGTTTTTAGATATATTAGATTTGGTCTTGGTAATGACCGTACAACCGGGATTTGGCGGGCAAAGTTTCCTGCCTAGCAGTCCTGCCCAAATCAAGGCTGTGCGTGAATTGATTGACCAAAGCGGCCGCAGTATTTATTTAGAAGTAGATGGCGGCATCAATGCTCAAACCGCGCGTGAAGCGGCCCAAGCAGGAGCAGATGCTTTTGTAGCAGGTAATGCCATTTTCGCGGCAGCAGATAAGAAACAGGCCTTGCAAGAAATCCGCAAGTCCGCCACGATTTAA
- the fmt gene encoding methionyl-tRNA formyltransferase has translation MDKLKTIFFGTPEISVPYLELLHDLTDIQMVVTQADKPRGRGMVITPCPVKARALELGLPVRSPEKMKDIFDEIKARPFDLGVAVAFGKIFRPDFLALPKLGIINVHFSLLPLLRGAAPVQHSLFQDFKTTGISVFWIAPGMDDGPILLQKEISVDLADNAETLFTKLIPLGLTGLQEAIHQIEKGQITKIEQVGEPSFAPMISKEDAFLNFQTMTAAQIHHKVRGLACGPKARTQICLNGKTELLQILRTELDTQNTCSQNTAGALLSVESSKGFLVKCKEGNIWITEVHPAGKKPMSAASFANGRGLKPAEGVFVCND, from the coding sequence ATGGACAAATTAAAAACTATTTTCTTTGGTACGCCGGAAATATCCGTACCATATCTAGAATTATTACACGATTTAACAGACATACAAATGGTCGTCACTCAGGCTGATAAACCGCGCGGACGAGGCATGGTCATTACTCCTTGCCCGGTCAAAGCGCGTGCTTTAGAGTTGGGGTTGCCTGTTCGCTCTCCGGAAAAGATGAAAGACATTTTTGACGAGATCAAAGCCCGGCCTTTTGATTTGGGAGTAGCGGTAGCCTTTGGAAAAATCTTCCGCCCGGACTTTTTGGCTTTACCCAAACTCGGTATTATTAATGTGCATTTTTCTTTACTTCCGCTTTTGCGCGGAGCAGCACCGGTACAACATAGCCTTTTTCAAGATTTCAAAACTACCGGCATCAGTGTCTTTTGGATTGCGCCCGGTATGGACGATGGCCCCATTCTTTTGCAAAAGGAAATTTCTGTTGACCTTGCTGACAATGCCGAGACTCTTTTTACCAAACTAATTCCCTTAGGTTTAACCGGATTGCAAGAGGCTATCCATCAAATTGAAAAGGGGCAAATTACCAAAATAGAGCAAGTGGGAGAGCCCAGCTTTGCTCCTATGATCAGCAAAGAAGATGCTTTTCTAAACTTTCAAACCATGACCGCTGCTCAAATTCATCACAAAGTACGCGGCTTGGCTTGCGGTCCTAAGGCACGCACCCAAATTTGTTTAAACGGAAAAACCGAACTCTTACAAATTCTGCGCACAGAATTAGATACTCAAAACACTTGCTCGCAAAATACGGCAGGCGCGCTTTTATCCGTTGAAAGCAGCAAAGGTTTTTTAGTAAAATGTAAAGAAGGAAATATTTGGATTACTGAGGTGCACCCAGCCGGTAAAAAACCTATGTCTGCGGCTTCTTTTGCCAACGGACGAGGGTTAAAACCTGCAGAAGGGGTGTTCGTTTGTAATGACTAA
- a CDS encoding thioredoxin gives MTITYVDDKNFDREVATFQHPKIVVFSADWCPHCHRMMPVLEEVAKRYNGKAKMFLVNVTQSPKAAAKYSVRGVPTMLFFRDGKHFSQLVGEAPITSIEDNIKAIL, from the coding sequence ATGACGATTACATATGTAGACGATAAAAATTTTGACAGAGAGGTTGCTACTTTTCAACATCCTAAAATAGTGGTGTTTTCAGCCGATTGGTGCCCACATTGTCACCGTATGATGCCTGTGTTGGAAGAAGTAGCCAAACGGTATAACGGAAAAGCTAAAATGTTTTTGGTTAATGTGACGCAGTCACCCAAAGCAGCTGCCAAGTATTCGGTTCGGGGGGTACCGACGATGCTCTTTTTTCGAGATGGAAAACATTTTTCCCAATTAGTGGGGGAGGCTCCTATTACATCGATTGAAGATAACATCAAAGCGATACTGTAA
- a CDS encoding pilin — MKKIPFSYKKGFTLVELLVVILIIGILSAVALPRYTKAVEKSRLAAVLPTITTLRNALDEQILAGMEKEEIDYIGGDEIGRDLLMLNVPCQTDLENQRCYGKNFSYRVWCAPHGCFISFVRQQDRTEDDLYAVLWRKVLTDWNDYPIGVWEMDCMAHSDIGYEVCRSMVSHGWELSDERMEEMK; from the coding sequence ATGAAAAAAATTCCATTCAGTTATAAAAAGGGTTTTACCCTTGTAGAACTGTTAGTAGTGATACTGATTATCGGTATTTTATCTGCCGTGGCTTTGCCACGTTACACTAAGGCCGTAGAAAAGAGCCGTCTTGCCGCAGTGCTACCTACTATAACGACGCTCCGCAATGCTTTAGATGAGCAAATTTTAGCAGGAATGGAAAAAGAGGAGATAGACTATATCGGCGGTGACGAAATCGGACGTGATTTATTGATGCTAAATGTGCCATGCCAAACAGATTTGGAAAATCAGCGTTGTTATGGAAAAAATTTTAGTTATCGGGTTTGGTGTGCGCCACACGGTTGTTTTATTTCTTTTGTGCGGCAACAAGATAGAACGGAAGATGATTTGTATGCTGTGCTGTGGCGCAAAGTATTAACCGATTGGAATGATTATCCGATAGGTGTATGGGAAATGGATTGTATGGCGCATAGTGATATCGGTTATGAAGTTTGTCGCAGTATGGTGTCTCATGGGTGGGAGCTATCGGATGAAAGGATGGAGGAAATGAAATAA
- a CDS encoding STAS domain-containing protein, with translation MKLKPKLLSLLQHRKKEFPRERIIADLTAGLVVACIALPLSIALAIASGVTPDKGLITAVVAGFTISLLGGSRVQIAGPTGAFVVIVYGIIQQYGMQGLLVSTLLAGIILIIMGCLKFGAFLKFIPYPVTTGFTSGIAVVLFSTQINDFLGLGLSEIPSAFFAKWQFYFNNISHTSMPTLFMGLLALVLIVFWPKKFKLFPGSLAALVITTLIVKVCDLPVATIGSTFGTIKTGLITPHFPDINFDIILKLLRPAFTIAFLAGIESLLSAVVADGMIGKKHRSNMELVATGCGNIVSALFGGLPATGAIARTAANIDNGGRTPLAGIAHSIFLLIMMLCLMNYISLIPMTALATILFNVSYRMSDWRSFVSLFKAPASDILVLMVTFALTVVIDLVAAIEFGLVLAAILFMKRMADVYNVTNTDDDIMDEVHHKDDIDAKKIAKHVTVYEINGPFFFGAANLFIDTLSNMKDCKVLVLRMRSVPAMDATGYHALYKIYKRCHANGVKIILSHLQRQPQKMLNKYGFLDIIGKANICKNIDESLMRAEKIISSAE, from the coding sequence ATGAAATTAAAACCTAAATTGTTAAGCCTTCTCCAACACAGGAAGAAGGAATTTCCGCGTGAGAGAATCATCGCAGATTTAACGGCCGGACTGGTGGTGGCATGTATTGCTTTGCCGCTTTCCATCGCTCTGGCCATAGCTTCGGGTGTCACTCCGGACAAAGGTCTTATCACTGCTGTTGTGGCGGGCTTTACCATATCTCTGCTTGGTGGAAGCCGTGTACAAATTGCCGGCCCTACGGGGGCATTTGTTGTCATTGTTTACGGTATTATTCAGCAGTACGGAATGCAGGGATTGTTGGTTTCCACCCTGTTGGCTGGCATTATTTTGATTATCATGGGATGCTTGAAGTTTGGTGCATTTTTAAAGTTTATCCCTTACCCCGTCACTACGGGTTTTACCAGCGGTATAGCCGTCGTGCTTTTCTCTACTCAAATTAACGACTTCTTAGGGTTGGGTCTGAGCGAGATTCCTTCCGCCTTTTTTGCCAAATGGCAATTCTATTTTAATAATATATCCCATACTTCTATGCCCACATTATTTATGGGACTTCTGGCATTGGTACTGATTGTTTTTTGGCCGAAAAAATTTAAACTTTTTCCCGGTTCATTAGCTGCTTTGGTAATCACAACACTCATTGTAAAAGTTTGTGACTTGCCGGTGGCTACGATAGGAAGCACCTTCGGAACTATAAAAACGGGTCTTATCACCCCGCATTTTCCCGATATAAACTTTGACATTATCCTCAAGTTGTTAAGACCTGCTTTTACTATCGCATTCTTGGCCGGCATAGAAAGTTTGCTCTCTGCTGTTGTGGCAGACGGTATGATCGGCAAAAAACACCGCTCTAATATGGAACTTGTGGCCACCGGTTGTGGCAATATTGTTTCCGCTCTTTTTGGCGGATTGCCGGCTACGGGTGCAATAGCCCGTACCGCCGCCAACATAGATAATGGAGGCAGAACCCCCCTTGCAGGCATAGCACACAGTATATTTTTACTCATCATGATGTTATGTCTTATGAATTATATCAGCCTTATACCCATGACTGCACTGGCAACCATTTTGTTTAACGTTTCTTACAGAATGAGCGATTGGAGAAGTTTTGTTTCTCTATTCAAAGCACCGGCTAGTGACATATTAGTTTTGATGGTCACTTTTGCTCTTACGGTAGTAATAGATCTGGTTGCCGCCATCGAGTTTGGCCTTGTTTTGGCGGCTATACTTTTCATGAAACGTATGGCAGATGTTTATAATGTCACCAATACTGACGACGATATTATGGACGAAGTGCACCACAAAGACGACATAGATGCCAAAAAAATAGCCAAACATGTCACCGTTTATGAAATTAACGGTCCGTTCTTTTTTGGAGCGGCAAATCTTTTTATTGATACGTTAAGCAATATGAAAGATTGCAAAGTATTGGTTTTAAGAATGCGCAGCGTACCCGCGATGGATGCCACCGGGTACCACGCCTTATATAAGATATACAAGCGTTGTCATGCAAACGGAGTTAAAATTATCCTCTCTCACTTACAGCGCCAACCGCAAAAAATGCTCAACAAGTATGGCTTTTTAGATATCATCGGAAAAGCCAATATCTGCAAAAACATAGATGAATCACTCATGAGAGCAGAAAAAATTATTTCATCGGCAGAGTAG
- a CDS encoding rRNA cytosine-C5-methyltransferase codes for MSLPQEFIDYTAKLFGPERWQNYLDSFAQEVPVSIRFNRWKHHGEMLTESTPVAWCQEGFWLKERPNFTLDPLLHAGVYYVQESGSMFLDHVLRHLLDKPVSALDLCAAPGGKSTLMRAALPEGSVLVSNEIDRRRANILLENILKQGHPDVVVTHNPPKDFSKTSLMFDVILADVPCSGEGLFRRDLATAKEWSVQGVKFCQERQRQILRDIWPCLRSGGLLIYSTCTFNLLENEENVRWIAEELGAEVLPIVVQEEWNITGSLLEGWNGPVYRFIPGTTRSEGLFMAALRKKGGDFDMGTLPASLKTQIKKYPFIHLLSDGTPQPEMKGKEALPSVAQALSLTMSENTYPKVELSLEQARRYLHRESFALPSGTPLGFVLVCYQSHPLGFMKNVGTRANNLYPKNWAILNL; via the coding sequence ATGTCTTTACCTCAAGAATTTATAGATTATACTGCCAAACTGTTCGGGCCTGAACGCTGGCAAAACTACTTGGATTCTTTTGCCCAAGAAGTGCCGGTAAGCATTCGCTTTAACAGGTGGAAACATCATGGAGAAATGTTGACAGAGTCAACACCTGTTGCTTGGTGTCAAGAAGGCTTTTGGCTCAAAGAACGACCCAATTTTACCTTAGATCCTTTGTTGCATGCGGGGGTGTATTATGTGCAGGAATCCGGCTCTATGTTTTTGGACCATGTTTTGCGCCATTTATTAGATAAGCCGGTGAGTGCTTTGGACTTGTGCGCAGCACCCGGTGGAAAATCTACCTTAATGCGGGCGGCTTTGCCTGAAGGCTCTGTGCTTGTCAGTAATGAAATAGATCGTCGCAGAGCCAATATTTTATTGGAAAATATTTTAAAGCAAGGTCACCCGGATGTAGTGGTCACGCATAATCCGCCGAAAGACTTTTCAAAAACAAGTTTAATGTTTGATGTGATTTTAGCCGATGTCCCTTGTTCCGGAGAGGGATTATTTCGGCGAGATTTGGCCACCGCCAAAGAGTGGAGTGTGCAAGGGGTAAAGTTCTGCCAAGAGCGCCAACGTCAGATTTTGCGTGATATTTGGCCTTGCCTTCGAAGTGGCGGGCTGTTAATTTACAGTACATGCACCTTTAATTTACTTGAAAATGAAGAAAATGTACGATGGATAGCGGAGGAGTTGGGGGCGGAAGTTTTACCTATTGTTGTGCAAGAAGAATGGAATATTACGGGTAGTTTGTTGGAGGGGTGGAACGGGCCGGTTTATCGCTTTATTCCCGGAACTACGCGAAGTGAAGGCCTTTTTATGGCCGCACTTCGTAAAAAGGGGGGAGATTTTGATATGGGCACCTTGCCTGCCTCTTTAAAAACGCAAATTAAAAAATATCCTTTTATTCATTTGCTATCAGATGGCACGCCTCAACCGGAAATGAAAGGAAAAGAGGCTCTTCCGTCGGTGGCGCAGGCCCTTTCTTTAACTATGTCGGAAAATACGTATCCCAAAGTGGAACTTTCTTTAGAGCAAGCACGCCGTTATTTGCATAGAGAGTCTTTTGCTTTGCCTTCGGGTACTCCGCTTGGATTTGTGCTGGTTTGTTATCAATCTCATCCCTTAGGATTTATGAAAAATGTCGGCACACGTGCCAATAATCTCTATCCTAAAAATTGGGCTATTCTTAATTTGTAA